The Bacteroidales bacterium genomic interval TTAACAGATTCGGAATTACCTCCGGTAATAATAGCTACAATAAATCCTTTATCAACAGCTGTTTTAACCGCAAACCCATCTTTCACATTCATGTATCTCATCAAATCACCGTTTGTGTGCAATATAACATTATCCGAAAAAACACCGTCAACATCAAACACAAATGCTTTTATATCTTTTAATCTTTCTTTGAAATTGTCCATTATTTATTTATTATTTGAAATATTCTTACTTACAAAATTATATATTTTTTGCAGATCTTCATACTTGTTTAAAAGTTCTGAATGTTTATCTATAACTTTTTGATCATTTCTTACAGCAGGTCCTGTTTGAACTTTTCCGGGACTGTTATTTTTTATCTTTTCAACAGTCTCTTTAATCAGAGGTAATAAAATATCAAAATCAATTTGTTTTTCTTTCAAAATATTTTCTGCAATTGCAAACATTCGATTTGAAAAATTATTGGCAAAAACTGCCGCCAGATGGATGTATTTGCGTTGTTCACTATTAATTTTACGAACGTCTTCACTTATTTGAAATGCATATTTTGATAACTTATCATAATTAAACCCTGTATTTGCTTCCAAGCATAACGGAATAGTTTTAAAATCAATCAATTTATATTTTGAAAATGTTTGCAAAGGATAAAACACTCCGTAATTTCCTGACAAGCTTTTCAAAATATCCACAGGAACACTTCCTGCTGTGTGAATAACCAAATTATTATCAATCTTTTCTTTCAAAACAGGATTCTCCGACAGTTCAGATAATGCATCATCCGTTACTGAAATTATGTATAAACTTGAATTATAAGGTAGATTTTCCGGATCAAACGAACAATCTGCTTGTAACTTCTCTGCTAATTGTTTTGCAGATCTTTCCGTTCTGCCGTGTATATGAATATTTTCATTGGTCTTCTTTTTGAAAACAGAAGCCAAATTTGTTGCAACATTCCCCGTTCCGATAAAAACAATTGACATAAACTTGATTTTTATATAAGATTGTCGTATATTATAAAGTTCAAAAATAATAAAATGAAAACATTTATATTAACAATATGTATTTTACTTTCGGCAATAAATATTTATTCCCAAGAAATCATTTATGCAGAAGTATCCGGAGATACTGCAACAATTCATCATGACAATGTTGAAAGGAATTGTTGTGCCTTATACAGACAGGATTACGACATTGAGGATTCATATACAATAAACATTTTTGAAGTTGACACCGGAGATGTTTGTTATTGTATGTGTTTTTTTAATTTGAGTTTAACAATTAACAGATTGCCTGCCGGAAATTACACAGTAAATGTTTATCATGTCGAACTTCCTTCTATGGGAGAAGATACAATTTATTGCGGTAATACAACATTTGAAATTATTAACGGTTTGTTAAACCCTTTAAAACTTTCTGACTATCAAAGTGAGTGCTTTAATTTAACAGATATTGAAAAGGATAAAAATGAAGTCATTAATATTTATCCTAATCCTTTTTCTGAATATTTTAAAATAAATATCAGAAAATTCCAAAGTGCAAAAATCACAATTTACGACATTTTAGGGAAAGAGGTCATTAATACTGTAATTCCCGATGATTGTACAATTCATACAAAAGGTTTAAAACAGGGCATATATCTGTATAAAGTAATATCAGGGAATAATGTTTTTTTCGGAAAGCTTATAAAATATTAAGGTTTTTCATGCATAAATTAATTTGCCTTTTGGTTTAGGTATTGTTCGGTTAAGCATTTTTGCTGTTTCAATCCATTCAGAAATAACAACTTGTACATTTTTTGCAGCTTCAATATATGTAGTTCCGTCTGCCATACAACCGGATAATTCAGGAACTTCTGCTATAAACGTTTTATCGTCTTTGCTCTAATAAATAATTATTTCGTATTTACCCATCAAAACATTTTATACAAATCTAATGAACTTTGATTAAAAAAGTGAATTATTTCAAAGGAAACTAATAAATTGTTAATTTAAATTTACTTAATGCAAAATGAATTTCGACCCAAAGTTTAAACAAAAACATCCGACATTAAATTTGTCGGATGTTTAATATATAAAGTTTTTAATTTTTAACTTTCATCAATAAACTTTTTAAATGCTTCGTTTAATTTTGGAACAACTTCAAATGCATCTCCTACAACGCCGTAATCTGCTGATTCAAAGAAAGGTGCATCTGCATCTGTGTTAATACAAACCATTACTTTTGAGCTGTTTACACCGGCAAGATGTTGTATTGCTCCCGAAAT includes:
- a CDS encoding DUF2520 domain-containing protein, which produces MSIVFIGTGNVATNLASVFKKKTNENIHIHGRTERSAKQLAEKLQADCSFDPENLPYNSSLYIISVTDDALSELSENPVLKEKIDNNLVIHTAGSVPVDILKSLSGNYGVFYPLQTFSKYKLIDFKTIPLCLEANTGFNYDKLSKYAFQISEDVRKINSEQRKYIHLAAVFANNFSNRMFAIAENILKEKQIDFDILLPLIKETVEKIKNNSPGKVQTGPAVRNDQKVIDKHSELLNKYEDLQKIYNFVSKNISNNK
- a CDS encoding T9SS type A sorting domain-containing protein codes for the protein MKTFILTICILLSAINIYSQEIIYAEVSGDTATIHHDNVERNCCALYRQDYDIEDSYTINIFEVDTGDVCYCMCFFNLSLTINRLPAGNYTVNVYHVELPSMGEDTIYCGNTTFEIINGLLNPLKLSDYQSECFNLTDIEKDKNEVINIYPNPFSEYFKINIRKFQSAKITIYDILGKEVINTVIPDDCTIHTKGLKQGIYLYKVISGNNVFFGKLIKY